One Castanea sativa cultivar Marrone di Chiusa Pesio chromosome 4, ASM4071231v1 DNA window includes the following coding sequences:
- the LOC142631653 gene encoding uncharacterized protein LOC142631653, with the protein MAAIDRSPSLKILVRGPEGFSLWNGPPFSNGEPGIKIEKVPCSNVNFSEDGSRLMVLKPDSVISINDCSSYKEIRSFQIPNLSAASLSPCGTFLQTFQKASTPQEKNVILWNTETGDPVYHQFQKNVTKATWPSIRFSSDEVVACRLATNEIQFFDAQDFSKGVVHRIRVPGLAAIELSKTPGSHVAAFVPESKGVPGSIQIFSCGKDSESQPIARRSFFRCSTVQLNWNRGSTGLLAVVQSDVDKTNQSYYGESKLNYLTTDGTYEGVVSLRKEGPVHDVQWSYSGSEFAVVYGFMPAKATVFDKKCNPLLELGTGPYNTIRWNPKGKFLCLAGFGNLPGDMAFWDYKEKKQLGTTKAEWSVTSEWSPDGRYFMTATTAPRLQVDNGIKIFHHNGSLYFKRMFDKLYQVDWKPESPERFAEIVDLIKSIDSLKVEEKKSQGQGSKSSQASTKTTSANPPAQKPAAYRPPHAKNSAAIQAELFGEAPKEAMSKNALRNKKKREKQKEKKASEDAGGS; encoded by the exons ATGGCTGCCATTGACCGTTCACCGTCTTTGAAGATTTTAG TTCGGGGACCAGAAGGGTTCTCGCTCTGGAACGGGCCCCCATTCAGCAATGGTGAACCTGGTATCAAGATTGAAAAGGTTCCTTGCTCAAACGTCAATTTCAGTGAAGATGGATCCAGACTCATGGTGTTGAAGCCTGACTCTGTGATTAGCATAAATGATTGCAGCAGCTACAAAGAAATCAGATCTTTTCAAATCCCCAATTTATCTGCAGCCTCTTTGTCTCCATGTGGGACCTTTCTTCAGACCTTTCAGAAGGCCTCAACACCACAGGAAAAAAATGTGATCTTATGGAATACGGAGACTGGGGATCCTGTTTATCATCAATTTCAAAAGAACGTGACAAAAGCCACATG GCCCTCAATTCGATTTAGCTCTGATGAAGTTGTTGCATGTCGGTTGGCAACTAATGAGATCCAATTCTTTGATGCTCAAGATTTCTCCAAGGGAGTTGTCCATCGGATAAGAGTTCCTGGTCTGGCTGCAATTGAGCTTTCTAAGACACCTGGGTCCCATGTGGCAGCATTTGTTCCAGAATCTAAG GGGGTTCCGGGTAGTATTCAGATATTTTCTTGCGGAAAAGATTCAGAGAGTCAACCTATTGCTCGTCGAAGTTTTTTTCGATGTTCAACTGTTCAATTGAATTGGAACCGTGGCTCGACTGGGCTTCTTGCTGTTGTGCAATCTGATGTCGATAAAACCAACCAAAGTTACTATGGAGAATCAAAGCTAAACTACTTGACAACAGACGGCACCTATGAAGGAGTTGTATCTCTTC GTAAAGAGGGGCCGGTTCATGATGTTCAGTGGTCTTATTCTGGTTCAGAATTTGCTGTTGTTTATGGAT TTATGCCTGCTAAGGCAACTGTGTTTGACAAGAAGTGTAATCCTCTACTTGAGCTCGGAACAGGACCTTACAATACTATCCGGTGGAACCCAAAAGGGAAAT TTCTATGTTTGGCAGGTTTTGGTAACTTACCTGGTGACATG GCATTTTGGGACTATAAAGAGAAAAAGCAGCTTGGAACAACTAAGGCTGAATGGTCTGTGACAAGTGAATGGTCCCCAGATGGACGCTATTTCATGACTGCAACTACAGCTCCAAGACTACAAGTTGACAATGG GATTAAAATTTTCCACCACAATGGATCTCTATACTTCAAGAGGATGTTTGACAAGTTGTATCAG GTTGATTGGAAACCAGAGTCACCTGAAAGGTTTGCTGAAATTGTTGATCTCATCAAGTCTATTGACTCTCTAAaggttgaagaaaaaaaatcacaag GACAAGGGTCAAAATCCTCCCAGGCTTCCACAAAAACCACCTCCGCTAACCCTCCTGCACAGAAGCCTGCTGCATATCGGCCACCACATGCTAAGAATTCTGCTGCCATTCAGGCAGAG CTGTTTGGAGAGGCTCCTAAAGA AGCAATGAGCAAGAATGCACTgcgaaacaagaaaaaaagggagaaacaaaaggagaaaaaggcTAGTGAGGATGCTGGGGGTTCATAA